A window of the Polaribacter sp. HaHaR_3_91 genome harbors these coding sequences:
- a CDS encoding thioesterase family protein, which translates to MDNVFTLTITVSSEDIDNLDHVNNLVYVKWMDKIATTHWSHLTREHPLPQYVWVVMRHEIDYLKQASLGDVITVKTWVGETRGITSVRFMEFYKEKVLLVKAKTIWAMLDSKTFKPARIRENVLKVLQPPK; encoded by the coding sequence GTGGACAACGTTTTTACATTAACCATTACAGTATCATCTGAAGATATAGACAATTTAGATCATGTTAATAATTTGGTCTATGTAAAATGGATGGACAAAATAGCAACTACTCATTGGAGTCACTTAACTAGAGAACACCCTCTACCGCAGTATGTTTGGGTGGTAATGAGACACGAAATAGATTATTTAAAGCAAGCTAGTTTAGGAGATGTGATTACTGTAAAAACTTGGGTAGGAGAAACAAGAGGGATTACTTCTGTCCGTTTTATGGAGTTTTATAAAGAGAAAGTTCTATTGGTTAAAGCCAAAACAATTTGGGCAATGTTAGATTCTAAAACCTTTAAACCTGCAAGAATTAGAGAAAATGTTTTAAAAGTATTACAACCTCCTAAATAA
- a CDS encoding MATE family efflux transporter yields the protein MTELANNLGTQKISTLLIKQAAPATIGILVMSLNMIVDTIFVGQWIGVLAIAAITVVLPIVFLISSIGMGIGIGGSSIISRALGAENSEKAFLTFGNQVALTVILAIIFVIIGNFFSVPILNLFGAKGDILPIASEYFKVVIYGVPFLAFAMMGNPTIRAEGKPKFAMYAMMVPAVLNIVLDIIFIKFFNWGMWGAGLATTISFMSSGSYILYFFLSSKSELKIIPKNFKLDGKIVREIIELGGVSIVRQGAISILMIVLNYSLFKYGGEISIAVYGIINRVMMFSLSPVMGVSQGFLPVAGYNIGANKNDRVKETIKKALLYGSVLGTLIFIAILFFKEEVIGIFTTDTTLLTETPNAMLIVFLATPVITMQLIGSAYFQAAGKALPALFLTLLKQGIFLIPLAYFLPKYYGISGIWWSFPIADVLSTIITVIVLKREVDKNLKH from the coding sequence ATGACAGAATTAGCAAATAACCTAGGAACACAAAAAATTAGTACCTTATTAATAAAACAAGCAGCTCCAGCTACCATAGGGATTCTTGTGATGTCTTTAAATATGATTGTCGATACTATTTTTGTGGGACAATGGATTGGAGTTTTAGCAATTGCAGCAATTACAGTGGTACTACCAATTGTTTTTCTAATATCTTCTATTGGTATGGGAATAGGAATTGGAGGAAGTTCTATTATATCTAGAGCATTGGGTGCAGAAAATTCTGAGAAAGCATTTTTAACTTTTGGTAATCAGGTTGCGCTAACTGTTATTTTAGCGATTATTTTTGTAATTATCGGAAACTTTTTTAGTGTACCTATCCTAAATTTATTTGGCGCCAAAGGCGATATTTTACCCATTGCATCTGAATATTTTAAAGTTGTAATCTACGGAGTTCCGTTTTTAGCCTTTGCAATGATGGGAAACCCAACGATTAGAGCTGAAGGAAAACCAAAATTTGCGATGTATGCAATGATGGTTCCCGCCGTTTTAAACATTGTTTTAGATATTATTTTTATCAAGTTTTTTAATTGGGGAATGTGGGGAGCAGGTTTAGCGACAACCATTTCTTTTATGAGTTCTGGTTCATATATTTTATATTTCTTTTTATCTTCTAAAAGTGAATTAAAAATTATTCCTAAAAACTTTAAATTAGATGGCAAAATTGTTAGAGAAATTATAGAGTTGGGAGGCGTTTCTATTGTAAGACAAGGCGCAATCAGCATTCTAATGATTGTATTAAACTACTCTCTTTTTAAATATGGTGGAGAAATATCTATAGCAGTTTACGGAATTATTAACCGAGTGATGATGTTTTCTCTTTCTCCGGTGATGGGAGTTTCGCAAGGTTTTTTACCTGTAGCAGGATATAATATTGGTGCAAACAAAAATGACAGAGTAAAAGAAACAATCAAAAAAGCGCTTTTATATGGATCTGTTTTAGGAACTCTTATTTTTATAGCAATCTTATTTTTTAAGGAAGAAGTAATTGGAATTTTTACCACTGATACAACTTTGTTGACAGAAACGCCAAATGCAATGTTAATTGTCTTTTTAGCAACTCCAGTAATTACCATGCAATTAATTGGATCAGCATATTTTCAAGCCGCAGGAAAAGCGTTACCTGCTTTATTTTTAACTCTTTTAAAACAAGGAATTTTCTTAATTCCGTTAGCCTATTTTTTACCGAAGTATTACGGAATTAGTGGTATTTGGTGGTCTTTCCCTATTGCAGATGTTTTATCTACCATAATTACAGTTATAGTTTTAAAACGTGAGGTTGACAAGAATTTGAAGCATTAA
- a CDS encoding DEAD/DEAH box helicase: protein MATFSSLGITKDYIQAIKELGISTPSEIQEKAIPILLDSPTDFIGLAQTGTGKTAAFGLPILHHIDASSDNIQALILSPTRELVQQIKKQLFKFTKFSEDKIFVEAVFGGEKIDRQMNNLKRTTHIVVATPGRLIDLIERGNIDISHVKTVVLDEADEMLSMGFKQDLNRILKFTTEGDRKTWLFSATMPEEIKRIVKTYMDANAPRVEINRSSLVNANIRHHFAKTTLKEKAADIVTFLEKRQDQRGIIFCRTKAGAQNLAALLIEEGFSTAALEGDMQQKERDKVMRAFKKENLQYLVSTDVSARGIDVSGLEFVIHHQLPEQLEYYTHRSGRTARAGQTGVSIAFILPSEIVRIHEIQKELNIKFSEVTV from the coding sequence ATGGCAACTTTTTCTTCCTTAGGAATTACCAAAGATTATATACAAGCAATTAAAGAATTAGGGATATCTACGCCTTCAGAAATTCAAGAGAAAGCGATTCCTATTTTATTGGATTCGCCTACAGATTTTATTGGTTTAGCACAAACAGGTACTGGTAAAACGGCAGCTTTTGGTTTGCCAATTCTACATCATATAGATGCGAGTTCAGACAATATACAAGCGTTAATTTTATCGCCTACTAGAGAGTTGGTACAGCAAATAAAAAAACAATTATTTAAATTTACGAAGTTTAGTGAAGATAAAATTTTTGTAGAAGCTGTTTTTGGTGGAGAAAAAATTGACAGACAAATGAATAATCTTAAGAGAACTACACATATTGTTGTAGCAACTCCTGGTAGATTAATCGATTTAATAGAAAGAGGAAACATAGATATCAGTCATGTTAAAACAGTTGTTTTAGATGAAGCTGATGAAATGTTAAGCATGGGTTTTAAACAAGATTTAAATAGAATCTTAAAGTTTACAACCGAAGGCGATCGTAAAACATGGTTGTTTTCTGCAACTATGCCAGAAGAAATTAAGAGAATTGTTAAGACCTACATGGATGCTAATGCGCCTAGAGTAGAAATTAATAGAAGTTCTTTGGTAAATGCAAATATTCGTCATCACTTTGCTAAAACTACTTTAAAAGAAAAAGCGGCAGACATTGTAACTTTCTTAGAAAAGAGACAAGACCAAAGAGGTATTATTTTTTGTAGAACAAAAGCAGGTGCGCAGAATTTAGCGGCACTTCTAATCGAAGAAGGTTTTTCTACAGCAGCTTTAGAAGGAGATATGCAACAAAAAGAACGCGATAAAGTAATGCGTGCTTTTAAGAAAGAAAACTTACAATATTTGGTTTCTACAGATGTTTCTGCACGTGGAATTGATGTTAGTGGTTTAGAATTTGTAATTCACCATCAATTACCAGAACAATTAGAATACTACACACATAGAAGTGGAAGAACTGCAAGAGCAGGACAAACAGGAGTTTCAATTGCTTTTATTTTACCTTCAGAAATCGTGAGAATTCATGAAATTCAGAAAGAATTAAATATTAAGTTTTCTGAAGTAACTGTATAA
- a CDS encoding head GIN domain-containing protein yields the protein MNKKVLLTSLILTITFAVNSQSWFGNSKKIKGDGNVVTVTRSTSGYEGVSIGGSFDVVLVKGKEGKITLEGEENILPFIETEVSDGLLKVKFKNNTNISTTKKLTVTVPYEHIESIALGGSGNILSESLIEANNFNVNLGGSGNIALKVDSDAIKASIGGSGNINLEGKSNEFTCSIAGSGSINSYGLETNEIYVNIAGSGGVKTTVKSKIKAKLVGSGSVYYKGNPSKVDSKSVGSGDVVDKN from the coding sequence ATGAACAAAAAAGTACTTTTAACGAGCTTAATTTTAACCATTACTTTTGCTGTAAATTCCCAAAGTTGGTTTGGGAATAGTAAAAAAATAAAAGGAGATGGAAATGTGGTAACTGTAACAAGATCTACTTCAGGTTATGAAGGAGTTTCAATAGGTGGATCTTTTGATGTAGTTCTTGTAAAAGGAAAGGAAGGTAAAATAACTTTAGAAGGGGAAGAAAATATACTTCCTTTTATAGAAACTGAAGTTTCTGATGGTCTTTTAAAAGTAAAATTTAAGAACAACACAAATATTAGCACTACTAAAAAACTAACAGTTACAGTGCCTTATGAGCATATAGAAAGTATTGCTTTGGGAGGTTCTGGAAATATTTTAAGTGAAAGTTTAATAGAAGCAAATAATTTTAATGTGAATTTAGGAGGTTCTGGAAACATTGCATTAAAAGTAGATTCAGACGCTATAAAAGCTTCTATTGGAGGTTCTGGAAATATTAATTTAGAAGGAAAATCTAATGAATTCACCTGCTCTATTGCTGGTTCTGGAAGCATTAATTCTTATGGTTTAGAAACCAATGAAATTTATGTAAATATAGCGGGTTCTGGAGGTGTAAAAACAACTGTAAAATCTAAGATTAAAGCAAAATTAGTGGGTTCTGGTAGTGTTTATTATAAAGGAAACCCTTCTAAGGTTGATAGTAAATCGGTTGGTTCTGGCGATGTGGTAGATAAAAATTAA
- a CDS encoding helix-turn-helix transcriptional regulator: MKNTLKVQRAILDLTQDELAKSIGVSRQTINSIEKNRYVPSTVLALKLSKVFNIPVNEFFTLEDND, encoded by the coding sequence ATGAAAAACACTTTAAAAGTACAAAGAGCAATTTTAGATTTAACCCAAGATGAATTAGCCAAATCTATTGGTGTATCTAGACAAACCATAAATTCTATTGAAAAAAACAGGTATGTTCCGTCAACAGTTTTAGCTTTAAAGTTATCTAAAGTATTTAATATCCCTGTAAATGAGTTTTTTACTTTAGAAGATAATGATTAA
- a CDS encoding trimeric intracellular cation channel family protein translates to MELIYVLDILGTFAFAISGALVAYDKKLDLFGILIIAFVTAVGGGMLRDVLIDAHPINWIGDLNYLYTIFAAVIFTFLFKSKINYLGKTMFLFDTIGIGVFTLLGLKKGLSFNLHPIIALIMGMISAVFGGVLRDVLTNRIPLIFEKEIYASACLAGGIVYLTISQFNVPENIIFVISASVIVIIRVVSVRYQLELPKIKEDIFGK, encoded by the coding sequence ATGGAGCTTATTTATGTTTTAGATATATTAGGAACCTTTGCTTTTGCAATTAGTGGTGCTTTGGTGGCTTATGATAAAAAATTAGATTTATTTGGAATTTTAATTATTGCGTTTGTTACTGCTGTTGGTGGTGGTATGTTGCGTGATGTTTTAATAGACGCACATCCAATAAATTGGATTGGTGATTTAAATTATTTATACACCATTTTTGCAGCCGTTATTTTTACCTTTCTTTTTAAAAGTAAAATAAACTATTTAGGCAAAACAATGTTTTTGTTTGACACCATTGGTATTGGTGTTTTTACTTTATTAGGTTTAAAAAAAGGGTTGTCTTTCAATTTACATCCTATTATTGCTTTAATAATGGGAATGATTTCTGCCGTTTTTGGAGGCGTTTTACGTGATGTTTTAACTAATAGAATTCCATTAATTTTCGAAAAAGAAATTTATGCTTCTGCTTGTTTAGCGGGTGGAATTGTATATTTAACTATAAGTCAATTTAATGTTCCAGAAAATATCATATTTGTAATTTCTGCATCTGTAATTGTTATTATTAGAGTAGTTTCCGTGAGGTATCAATTAGAATTGCCTAAGATTAAAGAAGATATTTTTGGAAAATAA
- a CDS encoding DUF1853 family protein, translating into MHPKTKDIQKRYEGFLQTHCLWKGNTIYGLHQFEIESKSTKIDIAFNEKLRLGKYIERFVSYQLTHKKSISIICENIQIQKEKITLGELDCILLRDEQPIHLEVIYKFYLYDPSVGKTEVEHFIGPNRKDSLVEKLDKLKGKQLPLLYSNECVSYLKTINLQASEIEQQVYFKGQLFIPFSNKNLQLSILNPNCIAGFYINKKELEQFKDCKFFIPIKKDWITIPHKNVAWLNFNDFSLIVEEYMQRKFSPLCWLKKQNGELVKVFFVWW; encoded by the coding sequence ATGCATCCAAAAACAAAAGACATTCAGAAAAGGTATGAGGGATTTTTGCAAACACATTGTTTGTGGAAAGGAAATACTATTTATGGGTTACATCAATTTGAAATTGAGTCGAAATCGACAAAAATTGATATCGCATTTAATGAAAAACTACGTTTAGGAAAATATATAGAACGTTTTGTTTCTTATCAATTAACACATAAAAAATCGATTTCTATTATTTGTGAGAATATTCAAATTCAGAAAGAAAAAATTACGCTAGGTGAATTAGATTGTATTTTGTTAAGGGATGAACAACCGATTCATTTAGAAGTTATTTATAAATTTTATTTGTATGATCCTTCAGTAGGAAAAACAGAAGTAGAACATTTTATTGGTCCGAATAGAAAAGATTCTTTAGTGGAAAAATTAGATAAATTGAAAGGCAAACAACTGCCTCTTCTCTACTCTAATGAATGTGTATCTTATTTAAAAACCATCAATTTACAAGCTTCAGAAATTGAACAACAAGTTTATTTTAAAGGACAATTATTTATTCCTTTCTCTAATAAAAATCTTCAGTTATCAATTTTAAATCCAAATTGCATTGCTGGGTTTTACATCAACAAAAAAGAATTAGAACAATTTAAAGATTGTAAGTTTTTTATACCGATTAAAAAAGATTGGATAACTATTCCACATAAAAATGTAGCCTGGTTAAATTTTAATGATTTTAGCCTTATTGTAGAGGAGTATATGCAAAGAAAATTCTCACCACTTTGCTGGTTGAAAAAACAAAACGGTGAACTTGTAAAAGTATTTTTTGTTTGGTGGTAA
- a CDS encoding S41 family peptidase codes for MKQLTLLFTFISLSLIGQNSPKWMRHSAISPDGTQIAFTYKGDLYKVNSNGGNAEQLTYHSAHDYKAVWSKDGSKIAFASNRYGNFDIFVMNANGGSATRLTFHSNDEFPYTFSNNDTDVVFGALRQDAANHRQYPHRSQSELYSVPVKTGKVNQVLTIPAEYVQYSKNGEIMVYQDKKGGENEWRKHHTSSIARDIWVYNTKTQKHKMITTNIAEDRQPLFSVDEKSLLFLSERSGTFNIHKLQLDNPSKSEQLTSFKLHPIRFLSMGNDIISFGYDGDLYTMKEGESPKKVNVNIITQDKENTDKFISINGGINEMAVSPNGKEIAFVARGEVFVTSIDKSFTKRLTNTPENERFVSWGPEGKSVIYSSERNGKWNVYKTEKTRKEEPFFYAATLLKETSLIENTSDNYLAQYSPDGKKIAFIENRRTLKIIDITSKKEVTLLTPKDLFHMRDGDQYFTWSPDSKWVLVDWGKTLSNSEVLLMAADGSKRINLNESGYADYSPKWVNKGKQMLWFSNQNGLKSYATSGRSQSDVYSMYFTQDAWDNANLSDEDYKLVEAIKEEEKKLKEKNEEKKEDKKKSKSSKDKKDAKDKKEIKALTFDWDKMKERTKRLTIHSSSLGDAVLSKKGDKLYYLSSFEGRSNLWTTNLRTRETKMLMKLNTRSGSLEWDKEMKNLYLLSSGKITQLNPETTKQKAVQIKGEIQLDEYAEREALFNHVWIRTNAIFYHPDFHGIDWDLMKTEYQKFLPYISNAFEFSEMLSEMLGELNVSHSGASYRGSAISNADETASLGIFMDYNHTEDGILIKEIISDGPLDKAKFDVKPGMIIEKINGVTLDKNQDVAKYLNRKSGKFMLLDILDPKTKKNQTITVKPISLGSENRLLYDRWVKINEKEVEKESNGTLGYVHIPGMSDGPYRSIYQDMMGKYSDKKGVIVDTRFNGGGDLVADLAMFFTGEPFITYATEAKVVGGEPTSRWTKPTLSIFNESMYSDGHCYASGYTDLKIGKTVGMPVPGTCSFAGWEGLSNGARWGVVPISAKNKAGEWMENNQTEPSIRVKNMPGLIDNGKDQQLIRSIQELLKDVN; via the coding sequence ATGAAACAACTAACACTACTCTTTACATTCATTTCATTATCATTAATTGGTCAAAATTCACCAAAATGGATGAGACATTCAGCAATTTCACCAGACGGTACACAAATTGCTTTTACGTATAAAGGTGATTTATACAAAGTAAATTCTAACGGAGGAAATGCCGAACAACTCACGTATCACAGCGCGCATGATTACAAAGCTGTCTGGAGTAAAGACGGCTCTAAAATTGCATTTGCATCAAATAGATATGGTAATTTTGATATTTTTGTAATGAATGCTAACGGAGGTTCTGCAACACGTTTAACATTTCATTCTAATGACGAATTTCCATATACCTTTTCTAATAACGATACTGATGTTGTTTTTGGAGCATTAAGACAAGATGCAGCAAATCATAGGCAATATCCCCATAGATCACAATCAGAATTATATAGTGTTCCTGTAAAAACAGGAAAAGTAAATCAAGTTTTAACCATTCCCGCAGAATATGTTCAGTATTCTAAAAATGGAGAAATAATGGTTTATCAAGATAAAAAAGGAGGAGAAAATGAATGGAGAAAACACCATACTTCTTCTATTGCAAGAGATATTTGGGTATACAACACCAAAACCCAAAAGCATAAAATGATTACCACTAATATTGCAGAAGACAGACAACCTCTTTTTAGTGTCGATGAAAAAAGTCTTTTATTTTTAAGCGAAAGAAGTGGTACTTTCAATATTCATAAACTACAGTTAGATAATCCTTCTAAAAGTGAACAATTAACTTCTTTTAAATTACATCCTATTCGTTTTTTAAGTATGGGAAATGATATTATTTCTTTTGGATATGATGGCGATTTATACACAATGAAAGAAGGTGAATCTCCTAAAAAAGTTAATGTCAATATTATTACACAAGACAAAGAAAACACAGATAAATTTATTTCTATAAATGGCGGTATTAATGAAATGGCTGTCTCGCCAAACGGAAAAGAAATTGCTTTTGTAGCTAGAGGCGAAGTTTTTGTAACTTCAATAGACAAATCATTTACAAAAAGATTAACCAATACACCAGAAAACGAACGTTTTGTTTCTTGGGGACCAGAAGGAAAATCTGTAATTTATAGTAGTGAAAGAAATGGAAAATGGAATGTTTACAAAACAGAAAAAACAAGAAAAGAAGAACCATTCTTCTATGCAGCAACTTTATTAAAAGAAACTTCTTTAATAGAAAATACAAGCGATAATTATTTAGCTCAATATTCTCCTGATGGTAAAAAAATAGCTTTTATAGAAAATAGAAGAACTTTAAAAATAATAGATATTACTTCTAAAAAAGAAGTAACATTATTAACTCCAAAAGATTTATTTCATATGCGAGATGGAGATCAATATTTTACTTGGAGCCCAGATAGTAAATGGGTTTTGGTAGATTGGGGAAAAACATTAAGCAATAGCGAAGTATTATTAATGGCTGCAGATGGTTCTAAAAGAATCAATTTAAATGAAAGTGGTTATGCAGATTATTCTCCTAAATGGGTAAATAAAGGAAAACAAATGTTGTGGTTTAGTAACCAAAACGGATTAAAATCTTACGCAACAAGTGGTCGATCTCAAAGTGATGTATATAGCATGTATTTTACACAAGACGCTTGGGACAATGCTAATTTAAGTGATGAAGATTATAAATTAGTAGAAGCTATTAAAGAAGAAGAAAAAAAGCTAAAAGAAAAAAACGAGGAGAAAAAAGAGGATAAGAAAAAATCTAAATCATCAAAAGATAAAAAAGATGCCAAAGACAAAAAAGAAATAAAAGCACTTACGTTTGATTGGGATAAAATGAAAGAGAGAACCAAAAGATTAACCATACATTCTTCTAGTTTGGGTGATGCTGTTCTTTCTAAAAAAGGTGATAAATTGTATTATTTATCTAGTTTTGAAGGTCGTTCTAATCTTTGGACAACAAATTTACGTACCAGAGAAACCAAAATGTTAATGAAATTAAACACAAGGTCTGGAAGTTTAGAATGGGATAAAGAAATGAAAAACCTTTACCTTTTAAGTAGCGGAAAAATTACACAATTAAACCCGGAAACAACAAAACAAAAAGCGGTACAGATTAAAGGTGAAATTCAGCTAGATGAATACGCAGAAAGAGAAGCTTTATTTAACCATGTTTGGATTCGTACAAATGCCATTTTTTATCACCCAGATTTTCATGGCATCGATTGGGATTTAATGAAAACAGAATATCAAAAATTCTTACCTTACATTAGTAATGCTTTTGAGTTTTCTGAAATGCTTTCTGAAATGTTAGGAGAACTTAATGTTTCTCATTCTGGCGCAAGTTACAGAGGTTCTGCTATTTCAAATGCAGATGAAACCGCTTCTTTAGGTATTTTTATGGATTACAATCATACTGAAGACGGAATTTTAATAAAAGAAATCATTTCTGATGGACCTTTAGACAAAGCAAAGTTTGATGTAAAACCAGGTATGATTATCGAAAAAATAAACGGAGTTACATTAGATAAAAATCAAGATGTTGCTAAATATTTAAACAGAAAATCGGGTAAATTTATGCTGTTAGATATTTTAGATCCTAAAACTAAAAAAAATCAAACGATAACCGTAAAACCAATTTCGTTAGGCTCAGAAAATAGATTGTTATATGACAGATGGGTAAAAATAAACGAAAAAGAAGTGGAAAAAGAAAGTAACGGAACTTTAGGTTATGTACACATTCCAGGAATGAGTGACGGGCCATACAGAAGTATTTACCAAGATATGATGGGTAAATATTCTGATAAAAAAGGTGTTATTGTAGATACTCGTTTTAATGGTGGTGGAGATTTAGTAGCAGATTTAGCTATGTTTTTTACTGGAGAACCTTTTATAACTTATGCTACAGAAGCTAAAGTTGTTGGTGGAGAACCAACGTCTCGTTGGACAAAACCAACTTTATCTATTTTTAATGAAAGTATGTATTCTGACGGACATTGTTATGCTTCTGGTTATACAGATTTAAAAATAGGAAAAACAGTAGGAATGCCAGTTCCTGGAACTTGTAGTTTTGCTGGTTGGGAAGGATTATCTAACGGAGCTAGATGGGGAGTTGTACCAATTAGTGCTAAAAATAAAGCTGGAGAATGGATGGAAAATAATCAAACAGAACCAAGCATTAGAGTAAAAAATATGCCAGGTTTAATTGACAACGGAAAAGACCAACAATTAATAAGATCTATACAAGAATTATTAAAAGATGTAAATTAA
- a CDS encoding TolC family protein — protein MKKYILILLLLFTSGYFAQEKITSVMTLSEYLSYVKNYHPIVKQANLVINESEAKLLKARGAFDPKIEVDFNKKQFKEKEYYNKLNAAFKIPTYYGIEFKANFEDNDGYYLNPENSVPEDGLYSAGVSVSLLKGLLINTRMASLKQAKFFLNQAKEDQQILVNEILYNASISYFNWLKMYHQNSVYKEFLTNAEIRFKATKRAFLEGEKPAIDTTEAGITLKSRKLNLEKSRIKLIKASLELSNYLWLNDNTPVELQDNIIPDIHTVDNVDTTFNIALFNNADFNIDNHPKIKSLEYKIKSLNIDKNLKLNNLLPKLDVQYNFLTENGNQINSLNARNYKAGINFKVPLFLRKERGDFKLSKIKLQDKKFENEVAKIAIKNKVNAIQQELSSYVLQNSLTTDIVRDYGTMLKAEDRKFFLGESSLFLVNYREVKLIEAKLKAIDLENNFFKTKASLFKATVISIAE, from the coding sequence ATGAAAAAATATATTTTAATATTACTTCTACTATTTACATCTGGATATTTTGCTCAGGAAAAAATAACGTCTGTAATGACACTTTCCGAATATTTAAGCTATGTAAAAAACTATCATCCTATTGTAAAACAAGCAAATCTTGTTATTAATGAAAGTGAAGCCAAATTACTAAAAGCAAGAGGTGCTTTTGACCCAAAAATTGAAGTGGATTTTAATAAAAAACAGTTTAAAGAAAAAGAATATTACAATAAATTAAACGCAGCTTTTAAAATTCCTACTTATTACGGAATTGAATTTAAAGCAAATTTTGAGGATAATGATGGTTATTATTTAAACCCAGAAAATTCGGTTCCAGAAGACGGTTTATATAGTGCCGGAGTTTCTGTATCTTTATTAAAAGGTCTTTTAATAAATACAAGAATGGCTTCTTTAAAACAAGCTAAATTCTTTTTAAACCAAGCCAAAGAAGACCAACAAATTTTAGTGAATGAGATTTTATATAATGCATCTATTTCCTACTTTAATTGGTTAAAAATGTATCATCAAAATAGTGTTTATAAAGAATTTTTAACAAATGCAGAAATTCGTTTTAAAGCTACAAAAAGAGCATTTCTAGAAGGTGAAAAACCTGCCATAGATACTACAGAAGCAGGAATTACTTTAAAAAGCAGAAAATTAAACCTAGAAAAATCAAGAATTAAATTAATAAAAGCTTCTTTAGAATTGTCTAATTATTTGTGGTTAAATGATAACACTCCTGTAGAGCTGCAAGACAATATCATTCCAGATATACATACTGTTGATAATGTAGATACTACTTTTAATATTGCATTGTTTAATAATGCTGATTTTAATATTGATAATCACCCTAAAATTAAATCTTTAGAATATAAAATAAAGAGTTTAAATATTGATAAAAATTTAAAATTGAACAATTTATTACCCAAATTAGATGTTCAGTATAACTTTCTTACAGAAAACGGAAATCAAATAAATTCTTTAAATGCAAGAAATTATAAAGCCGGAATTAATTTTAAAGTTCCTTTATTTTTAAGAAAAGAACGTGGAGATTTTAAACTATCTAAAATTAAATTACAAGACAAAAAATTTGAAAACGAAGTTGCAAAAATTGCCATTAAAAATAAAGTAAATGCAATTCAGCAAGAATTAAGTTCTTATGTTTTACAAAATAGTTTAACTACTGATATTGTTCGTGATTATGGAACCATGCTAAAAGCAGAAGATCGTAAGTTTTTCTTAGGAGAAAGCTCTTTATTTTTAGTAAATTATAGAGAAGTTAAACTAATTGAAGCCAAACTAAAAGCAATCGATTTAGAAAATAATTTCTTTAAAACTAAAGCAAGTTTATTTAAAGCTACTGTTATCTCTATCGCAGAATAA
- a CDS encoding DUF2461 domain-containing protein, whose protein sequence is MQFEKSSFQFLKDLQNNNNREWFTEHKPTFVKHQKNLKELFLKMQSNLEKHDEIDKMKIYRIYRDVRFSKDKTPYNPRFAVSFSRLGKQLRGSYYLQIKPGENLLGGGFWQPEKDDLYRLRKEIEQDSTEFREILEDETFVKYFGGKFGGDELKSAPRGFDKEHKNIDLLRKKGFVATRNFTDAEVLAPNFLEEVDKSFKALRPFFNLFSDVLTTNLNGESII, encoded by the coding sequence ATGCAATTCGAAAAATCGAGCTTTCAATTTTTAAAAGATTTACAAAATAACAACAATAGAGAATGGTTTACAGAGCATAAACCTACTTTTGTAAAGCATCAAAAAAATCTAAAAGAATTATTTTTAAAAATGCAATCGAATTTAGAAAAGCATGATGAAATTGATAAAATGAAAATTTATCGTATTTATAGAGATGTTCGTTTTTCTAAAGATAAAACACCTTATAATCCAAGATTTGCTGTTTCGTTTTCTAGATTAGGAAAACAGTTACGTGGTAGTTATTATTTACAAATTAAACCAGGTGAAAATTTATTAGGTGGTGGATTTTGGCAACCAGAAAAAGACGATTTATACCGATTAAGAAAAGAAATTGAACAAGACTCTACAGAATTTAGAGAAATTTTAGAAGATGAAACTTTTGTAAAATACTTTGGAGGTAAATTTGGCGGTGATGAATTAAAATCTGCTCCAAGAGGTTTTGACAAAGAACATAAAAATATTGACTTATTGCGTAAAAAAGGATTTGTTGCTACTAGAAATTTTACAGATGCAGAAGTTTTAGCACCTAACTTTTTAGAAGAAGTAGATAAAAGTTTTAAAGCTTTACGACCGTTTTTTAATTTGTTTAGTGATGTTTTAACGACAAATTTAAATGGAGAGAGTATTATTTAA